The proteins below are encoded in one region of Salvelinus fontinalis isolate EN_2023a unplaced genomic scaffold, ASM2944872v1 scaffold_0584, whole genome shotgun sequence:
- the LOC129846549 gene encoding uncharacterized protein LOC129846549 has protein sequence MANKSAKSKTKTKYTDVQDIISEIDRESENEHLIDSSEVESVDSEFEDMFLHGEDPVLDRRSDSDWEPSCKSPTEAGPSSWTPAVSGTTPTPARPSRGGKPAARKRRKGSVEPSSVEPARAEEDRWHTVLEEDVAPPTPLFRPKRPVCPQLDLTSKYTPMQLFQLFFTSAVLDTLVMNTNKYGAKNGTHMLNFIIAGRDVPQGKRGTVGQLRCALCHKKSPVTCNTCAVTLCFTPERNCYGIWHRERNIV, from the exons ATGgcaaataaatcagccaaatcAAAGACCAAGACGAAGTACACAGATGTGCAAGATATAATTAGTGAAATTGACCGTGAAAGTGAAAATGAACATCTAATTGATTCCAGCGAGGTTGAATCCGTTGATTCTGAATTCGAAGACATGTTTCTACACGGTGAAGACCCAGTTTTGGATCG tcgcagcgattctgattgggagccaagctgcaaatcccccactgaagctggtccatccagctggacccctgctgtaTCCGGCACCACACCTACTCCCGCCCGGCCATCAAGGGGTGGTAAGCCGGCGGCAAGGAAGCGGAGGAAGGGCAGCGTGGAACCGTCCAGCGTGGAACCTGCCAGAGCGGAGGAGGACCGTTGGCACACTGTTCTTGAGGAGGATGTGGCCCCACCAACTCCACTTTTCCGCCCAAAACGCCCAGTATGCCCTCAATTGGACCTGACTTCCAAATACACCCCCATGCAACTTTTCCAGTTGTTCTTCACCTCGGCAGTTCTTGATACCCTGGTGATGAACACTAATAAATATGGGGCTAAGAA CGGCACGCACATGCTGAATTTCATCATTGCAGGCAGGGATGTGCCTCAGGGGAAAAGGGGCACAGTAGGGCAGCTTCGTTGTGCCCTGTGCCACAAGAAGTCCCCTGTCACCTGCAACACCTGTGCTGTGACCCTCTGTTTCACACCAGAGAGAAACTGCTATGGGATATGGCATCGGGAGCGCAACATTGTGTAG
- the LOC129846544 gene encoding equistatin-like: MAILTIILLVSTAFALGDATIRPKTPCERARDAATHGPIGAYIPTCDTAGQYTPKQCWGSAGYCWCVTSTGQKIQGTETPPGTAPINC, from the exons ATGGCGATATTGACCATCATTCTGCTTGTCAGCACAGCTTTTGCTCTGGGAG ATGCTACGATACGACCCAAGACCCCATGTGAGCGTGCTAGAGATGCCGCGACACATGGCCCAATTGGAGCCTACATCCCAACGTGTGACACCGCAGGACAATACACCCCTAAGCAATGTTGGGGCTCTGCAG GTTACTGTTGGTGTGTGACCAGTACCGGACAGAAGATCCAGGGTACTGAGACTCCACCAGGCACTGCTCCAATCAACTGCTAG